The Chlamydomonas reinhardtii strain CC-503 cw92 mt+ chromosome 8, whole genome shotgun sequence genome has a window encoding:
- a CDS encoding ribosomal protein S15, producing the protein MADAAGDKKRTFRKFTYRGVDLDQLLDMKTSDYVQLFAARQRRRFQRGLKRKHQSFIVKLRKVKKLAASGEKPEPVRTHLRNMIVVPEMIGSVVGVYNGKTFNQVEIKPEMVGHYLAEFSISYKPVKHGRPGIGATHSSRFIPLK; encoded by the coding sequence atggctgacgccgccggtgacAAGAAGCGCACTTTCCGCAAGTTCACCTATCGCGGGGTGgacctggaccagctgctggacaTGAAGACCAGCGACTACGTTCAGCTGTTCGCCGctcgtcagcgccgccgcttccagcgCGGTCTGAAGCGGAAGCACCAGTCCTTCATCGTCAAGCTCCGCAAGGTGAAGaagctggcggccagcggcgagaAGCCGGAGCctgtgcgcacgcacctgcgcaacATGATTGTGGTGCCGGAGATGATTGGCTCCGTCGTGGGCGTCTACAACGGCAAGACCTTCAACCAGGTGGAGATTAAGCCCGAGATGGTCGGCCACTACCTGGCTGAGTTCTCCATCTCCTACAAGCCCGTGAAGCACGGCCGCCCGGGTATCGGCGCGACTCACTCGTCGCGCTTCATCCCGCTCAAGTAA